Below is a window of Terriglobia bacterium DNA.
TAGGCCTTCTCGAGCTGTTCGCGCGTGAGCGTGAACCCGAGTTCACGATAGCGCGCCTCGAGCGCATGCCGGCCCGAGTGCTTTCCGAGAACAATCATGCTGCGCGGCACGCCGACCCGTTCCGGAGACATGATTTCATAGGTGACGGCGTTCTTGAGCATGCCATCCTGATGGATGCCGGCTTCGTGGGCGAATGCATTCGCGCCGACGATCGCCTTGTTGACCTGAACCTGCTTGCCGGTCAGTTCGCAAAGCATCTGGCTCGACCGGTACAGTTCTTCCGTCTTCAATCCTGTCGTCACGTTGTAATACCGCTTGCGGGTATCCAGTGCCATCACGATCTCTTCGAGCGCCGC
It encodes the following:
- a CDS encoding 2-isopropylmalate synthase (catalyzes the formation of 2-isopropylmalate from acetyl-CoA and 2-oxoisovalerate in leucine biosynthesis), which translates into the protein AVVDAGATIVNVPDTVGYQTPAEYGQLIRTLRERLKNSERVTISTHCHDDLGLAVANSLAAIENGARQVECAINGIGERAGNAALEEIVMALDTRKRYYNVTTGLKTEELYRSSQMLCELTGKQVQVNKAIVGANAFAHEAGIHQDGMLKNAVTYEIMSPERVGVPRSMIVLGKHSGRHALEARYRELGFTLTREQLEKAYVKFLEVADRKKRVEDQDLISIHESSHSVAAR